Genomic DNA from Setaria italica strain Yugu1 chromosome V, Setaria_italica_v2.0, whole genome shotgun sequence:
CGGTCACGGACGCCCATTTCTATGGGGAAACTCACAGCAACTTATCCATGAGAAACGAAAAGGTTAGCACGAGGCTGATGAGAACATGAGATGCAGGGCACTGTACCTGGACAAACTGTAGTGCAGCAGTAGCCTGTAGCCATCACATGCATTAGCAGTATAGAATCGGCTTCAAGTAGTAGGAAGATCCGGTAGATTTCGGGCTATAATCTTGAACGGAACCATGCAGACTTGCAATCTACGCAAGACATCGGGCGAGTGCTCTCGGTTCAAGGTTAGTGTTGTAACATACATCGGTGTCGGCAGTTCCAATGCAGTACTAGTTTTTTGTGAAGGACACGCATCTGGTGTGTCCACGTTTTGTTGTTACGGCCCACAGAACATGCAGCTGGGCTACCCCCGTGCACAAGCGTATGGTGTACTCATTCGCTGGACGGAACGGAGCATGGCATCGGAAGTAGAAAACATTCAGAGGACAGCACATAGAACAATGATTCTGCTAACCCTGTTGCACATTATGTCGCGCTGAATTCTACATGGGTCGCAAAGCAAGGGAGCATACAGTACCTTTTCTGCTGCAGTATGGTGCAGCTATCTGGTCCGGTTTGtttgcatttgcattgcattgcacccGACAAATGCAAGGTGACTGATACAATTCCAGTTAGGATCGATCGAGTTGTGTGGTGTGCGGGCCGTAGGCCACTGAGCGGTTGTTACGCTGTGTGTTTGAGGCCCAGTGGGCTCAACTGAACAACCAACAGTAGACTGCACGGGCCTGCCTTTCGGTGTTGCCGAGGCGCCGAGCTGAGTGGTGACCCACAATTCACTCCGCTGCTTCATCGTCCTCAAGCTCAAGACGCTCTGATCGACACAGGTCACATAGCAGCCTGGTGTGTGGTGTGTCAGGTTTCCTATCTAGTGGTCTTCTTCGTCCTGCCTTTCGGATTCCAGAATCCAAGTCCGAGGTAGGTAGTCAGGTTAGAAAGATTCATGGAGTTGTAACTTGTTTTGTAGAATCTTCAGATTTTTGTATGGAATTTGGATTGGGGTTGTGTGATGCTTGCGCTCAGTGAACAGATCCTACATTTTTTTTGTACCGGCTCAATAGCTTGCTTATGAAGGCTTATGTTGAGGCTAAACTAAAATTTGCATTGTTGCATCAATATGAGGATTCTGTGGTTTAATTCAACCTTGCTTCATTTGATGCAGATCCTCCAAGTACATGACTGAAGAAACTGAGATTGAATTTTCAGTCTTACATCATTACATGGCCAGAAAAGATTGTTATACTTAGGGACAGCTGCAGTTTTCACGGTTTTTACGGTTCCAAACAAAACAGCAGAAAGTGGCAGGGATCAATTCAGACTGCGAGTGCAGCGGCTAAGATAATGCCATAGTATTGATATAAAAAAAAACCTGCAATCAGTTCACGAACATAAAGCAGTAGTTATGATTATGAACGCTAAGCTTCGAAAAGTAGAGCATCACGATGGCATACAAAGTAAGCTTTTGATACGTTGGTATTAGAACCACCGAAAAAAATGATCTCATCATCAATAACAATGATTTATATCATAATAAATAACAAGAATTTATAGTAGAATCCAACCCAATGAGCTCATTACAAACTCAAGACAGCTTCACAAGCTACTGTATTCACTTATACGAATACGAGGAAAAAACAGCAATCTTGATATGGCTACAGAACCGAAGACCAATTTCCAAGCATTCGCTAGTGTACAGGTGTTCCCAACAATGGGTTATGGGTATTTGCATGAGCATAAAACCTCCAAAGCGAAAGAAGAATCTTGCATGCCTCTACAACTATTGCAAACGAAAACAACTACAGCCTGAAACACTTCCTTGGGAAGGACATTGCCTTCAAGGAATGGCCTGTACAGCTGCTAACCTAGAAATAGCAGTTCAGTTCCATCCTATGGGCAACAAAACACAGCCCTCCAGAAGGAAACTATCCTGCTAATTCAACTGGTGGTGTGACACAACAACGCAGAGAAAATACTGTAGCTTAAGGGAGTAATCAATTTGAACCTTGGACATGCATCCAGAGTACCACCAGGATGCCGCATTCTCCACCCAGCTCAGTTATAGCTTGTGCTTCTTACGGGTCACATATCTAACCTCTCTTCTGGTGGGGCAGGCACAAGGAACGCTCAATTCATTGGACAGGTCTATACCATAGAATAAAAACTGTATCTGATGCCTCAACTTATATTTGCTGACCACCTTAACTTGGGATTGTTTCAGATGCCATGGTTCCACCAGGCGCTCTCTGAGAATTATGGCCAGTGGCAGGCACCGTACGTTGGGCGAACTCAAGTAATATTCTGCGCTGTTGCTCATCTGTATGAGGAAGACTAGCACGCAGAAGCTCAACTGGCAGTTCCCTCCCTATCGCTGATGCAGTGTGCATTGTATGAACTAGGCTGTCAAATTTACTTATGCAGTACTTTGTAAGCAACCCAAAAAACGCATTAAACGATGCTTGCCATAGGCCTCGGTTTGGAACACTGTAATTTGATGCAGCAAGCTGCTCAGTGAGAAGCTCTGTTGCCCTATCTAGGACAGACTTTATGATGACTGTGGCACCATCACCAGCAGCATATCCAAGGGGTCGAAGAGGTGGATGATCTGACGAGCACACAATTGCTGCAAGACAAGCACTAAGGCCACTTAAGTCCATCCCACGAATACATGCAGCTACAGCATTGGCTAGTTTAGTTACTGTCTCAGCTGATCCATCATCAGAGGGCAAATTGCCAAACACAAACCTCAGATGCCGGAACACTGCCATGCAAGCTATCCGAGCAAGATCACTACCAGGAACCATAAGGTTGATATAGCGTGAAAGTAGTTTCCGACCCTTGGGTAGAGAAACAATGCGAAGAAATACCAAATCATCATTTGCTGACAGATGTGTATTCTTATTTGGACCTAGCGGATCAACCAACTGCAGGGATTCTGCCAGCTGACCAAGCAGAGACTGCCTTCTGTTTCTAAGTTGTAAACCACCATCTTGCTGCTGATTAATTTGAAGCAAGCGATCAATATCATCTATATCAAGTAGTAAGGAGAGGCCATCCTCAATTGTGATCCTAGCAGCTAGCATAGGTTCCTGATCAAGAGACTTTGAAACAAGAGTGTTATCGTCAGTTGTCGAAGCTGGTTCAACATCAAGAAGTGGACGTGGCCTCCGGATGGAAGAAAATGGCAGTCTCCCAAGGGCATCGACCTTAAGATATGCATGTGGCTCATCCTTACCGCGTGCACGAGAAGATGGATCCAATATCAAGGTTGGGCAGAAGTGGTGCTTCAACCTTGCATCGACAGATCTTCTGGCCAGACAAGCTTGATGGTAATAATCATCAATGTATGGATCATTTATGTGAGTGGCAGCATGCTGTATTCTTGAAATGTTTTCAAGTTCTTCGGTGGACATATACTTGGATCTAAACCTTGGCCTCCCATTACCCATCCTCATGATACCAAATTCAGGGCCTTGGAGAGGAAAATGGGGACCTTGCCTTCCATGGTGCATATATGATATTGCTCTTGGATCACTGAACTCAGGCATCCCAAAATTATCAAACCTATTCATCAATTGTGGTGGATGCTGAGGGCCAAACATATGTGCCTGAGTTCTTGATAAGTGTTGTGGAGACTGCTGAATGGGGAGCATGCCATGCTGTTTGCGCATAGGCAGCATTTGAGGGGGCATGAATGCATTCGGACGTTGTAGATGGTTTGGCACCAAATTTGGCATGATACTGGCAATTTCCCCAGGAATCTGTCCATTATTCAACATATGATTTTTTGGTCCACTGCTGTTACTGTTAGTTGGGAAGCCTCTTGAAACCATATGACCCAGGTTTCCACCAAATAATGACTCTGGAGGTGTCCCTCCACGAGGAAACTGGGACAATGGGGCGTCACTTTGTGCAGGCATATGCATCTGAAATTCATTGAAAGACGACATGTTCATCTGATGCGCTTGTCCAGGCAATGAGCTGGGTGGTCCACCAGGTGGATGGTGTGAATTATATGGTGCATTTGGAGCAGGAACGGCTTCAGCAGGATTGTATTGAGGTTCCTTGTGTGGGTATGAGGATGTCCGGTGCAAAGGAGATGGCCTTGGTCCAAGAACAGGCTCATTACAATTTTGTTGTTCCTGTTGCTGAGAGGATGAGGATGTTCTCTGCAATCTGGAATCAGCAAAGTGAGAAgaatgatgatgtggaggccaGCAGTCATTGCCATCCTGCCCTTGCCTTGCATCTAGGACATACTGATTGGGCCAGAGTGGGGATTCAAATTCCGGAGTCCagtcagcagcagcagaacctaCCAATGTGATAAAATATCGCATTACAACAAAGAAAATGGGCATGCAGATATAGCAGTTCAACTGCCTACAACACATGAACGAAGAGCATATACAAACagttttcttcttttcatgCGAAGATCTCTATATGAAATAAGTGGAGTTTCTGATTGAAGTATTATTGAAAGAAAGCAAAGAATTATACGGATTATTAACCAGAAGGTAACAACTCACTTTCTCTTGAAAAAGAAGTACCCAGGTTATTTATTCCAATATGCTTTGGTAGGTTGACATCTCTTCTTAGCTGAAAACAAAATGCAcataaaatcaaataaaaatggTACAGTATACAGATAATCTGAAGAATAAATCTCTTTCAATGAAAGGTTTATAGGGCAGGAGAACATATGCATGCAATTTACTGTTATATAGCAGTCAAGCAGGTAAATCCAGAACATGCAACCCATATAAGATAGTAATTTTATGATTCTTTTATTTGTGCCATCATCAAAAGGCAGAGAGTCCAAAATTCAACAATGGAAGTATTTTCCCTTTTCATTACAATTTCATTCGAACTTCAAAGAGCAGTCGTACACCATTTCAATCATTAATGGGCACATTAGATGCTATGTTTCGGATAATTTATAGCAAAACAACTTTCCTGTTTCAAGGTAGGTAAAGCAAAATTTCATATAGTACATTTTGCTTGAATTTGTAATCCATGCTTCAGTATATAGGAGACAATACACCAAAGTTATGACTCATTGTATACAAACAAGAAGACTAAAAAAATTGGCGCAACAAACTTCATTCCCTCAATTTCCAGGATGCAAATAAACCACTGCATAAGCTCTTATAAAAAGATGTGTTCAATGTAATACAAACAAAAAGTTTTCCCTAAAAAACACTGAGATAAAGGAAAATGAGTTCCGTTGAATGTTACTGCAAAGAAAATTCAAGTTTTCAGGGAAAGGTAACCTTTGAGAATGTATTtgcaagatcatcaacatctgaGAATGAACTATCTTCGGCCTGAGAAACAAGTTGTAGCCTATGTGAGAAGTGAATACCAAGAATACAATCCACAGAGCTTCATTTTTCTTGTTATGTTCAGTATATAAACCCACTGAGCATCAGTCTGACTTTACATGGAAGCATACGAGTCTATCTGTTAGAGAGGCAGCTCACTTTCTCATATTATGTTAGCATGCTTTAGTGAAATTCTTATATGACTAAAACTGCACCTTACAAGATTCCTGTTCTGAACTAACAAACTTATATAAGaataaaatgaaaacaaatgcATGTCATATGACTATATGAATGTACTCTATTTGCAATCTTCTGAAAACATTTGGTTTTCTTCCCTACGTAAAATGCTTATATGACTAAAACTCACCTTATAAGATTCTTGTTATAAACTAGCAAACTTAAGAGGACAAGAAGAATAAAATCAAAGCAAATGCATGTCATAGTGTACTCTATTTGCAATACTTTGAAAACATTTGGTTTTCTTCCCCTACCATTTTGCTAAACAGTATCTTACTATCTTCACAATGCTATAAGAAATTTATCATTAGCCAAAATTGTACAACAAAGACATAATAGTTATATTCGATATGGCACTTATCCAGCATGGAATAAATAGCTTAAGGTTGTACTACATGAAATTTCTGACATTCAGAATAGCACTACCTCTAGTGCATTCCCTTGAGAAGAAAGTGGGTGTTCTACATCAATGACTCCGATGAAAGCAGCATCACTGTCATTATCATCTTCCAATCCACCTAGTTCAACCTCCTCCAGCACATTGGTTCCAAAAAAAGCATACTGTGATGCATCAAATCTAGTGTCATCTGCATAAGAAGATTTCAAAATAAGGTCAAACTAACATAAGGTGCTATGGTACAAAAAAGCAGCAAGTAACAGAGAACAAACAAGGCATCAGGTGGTGTACTATTTGGGTTTTGGAGAGAACAATAGAACAGGCAGAATTACTAAGATTATCCACATATTTAAACTCTGAGAAGAGGAGAAAAGAACACTGGCTGCATTTGTAGGGTTGTGTAAATTTCTCATCTGAAGAGACTTctgctttcttttcttctttaatGAAGATAAGGCCAATTTCAATTGCGTGTGTCCAAccagccaaaaaaaaagggCAAAAACTGATGGATATGGATGCATTCACAATATAATTTTTTCTTTAGAAGTCATAATATTAAATCGCGAGAGTAGGATTAACACTGTATTCGGCAGTAATAGTAGAAAACTAGGTCGTTGTATGTTGTATTGCTCTTATGGCTTTGAGTGCCATTACAACCATAAAAGGCTGTTAAACTGAATGAGCTCATAGTCTGTCAGAACTCAGCATTTTTATGTTGAAACTAAATTCGAGTCTGTGATTTATTCCCCGCAAATGAATTTGAATCCTATTCTTATCAAACTGATGGCTGTGGCCATAATTCACAATATCCAGTAACATAGAAACAGTCCATCTTTCAAATAAACATATCTCCATTTGAATTTCTACACCAACCCTAACCGTACAACATCAATTTTAGTGTTAGTAATATATCCAGTTACCCACACTTCCACGGCATCGTATCTGCCGATTAGTGTCCAATTCCAACCGTCTATATTTTACTTCAAATAGCCAAAATCTCCATTTGCTGTCCTCTATATGCCCTAGCACTGTTCAACCACAATTAACCATGTGTCACCAGGAATTAGCAAGAGCAGTCAGCTGCGTAAAAtccattatattttttcccaatTACCAAGCTCTGTCACCGGCAACAAGAAAACGAGCTTGATCTGCATCTAATACCCCAATTGCACAAGTCTCGGCCACAGACGTACCTGTACCAgcaggtgccggcggcggctccaggCCAAAGTGGCCTTGGTGCAGGAACATGGATCCAGAAGGAGCTTCTCCGGTGGGCGGCATCGTCGGGTCGTCGCAACTCGAGAGCCACCAGGCGGAAGCTCACCGACGGGCTTtggaggagggggcgggggACGCGGCGTCCTCGACCGGAGCAGGCGGGAAGACCGGGTCACGGACCCGCGGACGCGGTGGCCTACTGCCCAGAGCGGGGCGGGGCGACGCCTGCGTGAGGGCCGGGGAGCGCGGTGGCCGGAGCCCTGAGCGTCTCGCCCGTGGCGACGGTTGGAAGAGGAGACccggcgggcgccgggcggaggcggagtcAGGGACGAAGGCGAGGCGTGCGACGGGGTGGGGTGGGGCCTTACCCTAATCCCACCGTTGGGCTGGGCTCGTAGGTGCCTTAGGTAAAAATATTGCGTTTGGATATCGGAATCGGAGGACTTGTATTGAATTGGGTTGAAATACCAATTCAGTCGTGTCATGGTATTGTAATGAGTCACAATTCGAATTGTATTGTTTGGATAGATATTGTATTTTCTTTTAGAATCATAAGCAACAGTCAAATTCAATTCATGTTTGGATATGCAAAAGTAAAAAATTGAATTGGAGGAGCTCaacggagaagaagaggaggggagtaCCTGCTGCCGCCCCAAGCATGGCTGCATGGGAGAGAGGTAGGAGATAGAGGAGCCTCACCGTGGAGCTCCCCGCCCTGGAGCTCCTCCATCTAGATCCCTGTCCCGTCCGGCGgagggaagggagagggagggcggcgcggcccTCTGGCGGAGGGTTCGCCGACTGGGTAGTGCAAGGACGAAGGATGAGATGACGAATGCGTCGCAATACTGAGGGTGCGGGCTCCGATTTGCTCGAGGATGCAAGCAAGTCAAACGAACGTCGCGCGGTATTCGCTCACGTTTTCGATTCCCAATTCCTGTGACATCCGAACGACGGTATTGGTGCCAATGAATTCCAATTTCTGATTCCAAGCTCCAATGCCGACATCCAAATGGGGTGTTAGAATTGTTTCCCCTATTTATGCATTCAATTTTTGTTTTCATCATTTGTTTGGATTTGATGATCAGAAGACATGAAAAACGATCGAGCGGGGAAAATTTAGAGAATGGAACGGAATGGCGGGATTTGTCGCATCTGTTTACACCTGCGTTAATGTCAGACATCTGATTGGGCAAATTTATTTTTCTAGTGAAAGAAAAAGTAATTCTCAGCTATGTATTTTGCAAGTGCGCAAGGGAAAAGGTCACTTGTGATATTGTTTTCAGGTCGGTTTGGCTCGGAGCTGGATGTTGGCACACTTCCACTGGATCCACTAGTTTCTGCGATGCAGATCTCCACATGTTAATGAAACGAACCCATCCCTCCTCGCTCTCTCACTGTCAAGGCCTAGTCATCTTCTTGTCCGACTTTTTTTCTCTCCCAATGGTGTCTTTTAGGCATCCTTCTGCATCTGGTGTGGTCACTTATCCAGGTCGGCACGCTACTATCCAATCCAACTAGAGCTTTCACTATTACCACTGCAGCTAGTGGCCATTACGGTTATAAGATTAATTAACGACCCATCTTTCAACGGCGTTAGTTACATTCGGGCCATGCCATGTAACCGCGGTTTGGGAATTTGTCGATAGGACCCTAGTTGATCTTCAGACTTGAGTGTTGGGCCATCTTCATTCTTTATTGCAGATTCAGATTTGGTTCACCACCAAACCAATCATAAAGCTTCAGATCCGATCATTAGTCAGTACAGATTCTGCAGGTTTTGCGCAAGCTGTCTTAGCTTTGCAACTTGTCTTAGATTTACGTGCTACTGCGTTGGAGGCGTGCACCTTGTGTCAGCGTTGCCTTTTTCTCACAACCACTCTCTTCCTTTCCATCAGACATGaaaaggccaaaaaaaaaaagtgacagCGACACAAATTAAAGGGGTCGATCGGCGATGGCATACTGCAAACAAAGCAGGACGCACTCAGACAACACAGAGAAAAATTAAATAAGCGGGCACTCGAATCACACCAGGTTTTTGTCAGGCATGGTAAATTCAGGATCCGTTTGGATCAGGGTGGATTTTCATAATCCAAAATCCCCGGAGCTCCTCCAAACATGTTAGGTTCTagcttaggccatgtttagttactcccaactcccaactttgacactatgcaaaaagaagattccccatcacatcaaacttgcggtacatgcatggagtactaaatgtagatgaaattaaaaactaattgcacagttttgttgtactttgcgagacgaatcttttgagcctaattagtcaatatttggacaataattcacaaatacaaacgaaacgctacagtgtgctacagtgctgtaacagtaatttagcacccccaaattcgccaaactaaacacggccttaatTTTAGAATCTAGATTTTAGATTCTGTAAATTCCAAAAGCTCCTCAAGGGTTGATTTTGGAATCAGATTTTGAAATTTAGGAATCCAAACAAATCCACCTAGATTTTGTCCAGAATACAGATTTTAAAAATCCATCCAAAATCTAGATTTTTGAATCCATAATCGGATCAAACGGGCCCTCAGACGATTCGGCACATACTGTTCTCGTCCTTTGCTGTCAAACCGGCTTTGTTTGATTTGACATGCTTATTTTACCGAGGGTAATAATAATGTCGTAGTAGGATTAGGATGCATGACTGGAGTCTGAGACCAACTCTTATGGAAGCCCAATTTACGTACTGAAAGCCTGAGAGCAACTCATGTCCGAGTACACAAATATTTGTAGTGCTACAGAAATACACAACGCCGTCTCGCCAAAATACAAACCTGTCTTGTTGTAGGGGAACGCGATCGATCAGGTTATTTTATTTACAGATGAGAAGATGGAGCACCGGTGCCATGGCTGCCGGGAAGGATCGTCGTCGTcggatgagaagaagaagaaggcggccCTGGAGGGGAGGCTGTGGAGACACGACGGTCGGGAACTCGGGATAGGGGTCTCCTCACCCTCGAGCCCAACTTCACATGGGAACTGTTGGTGGTGAAGGTTCTTGACATGCATGATCCGGTGCCGGGAGTTCACCGAGACAACCGCAAAAGACGGATCTCACCTTCCCTACACGCAGTGGAGATGGTGTACACGCATGTTCCGTCCGtggaagcatccattgcagtcAGCGTTCTGAAGGGGACGGCGCCATctatgtctttttttttaacgaaccgctGCGAGTTTCTATTAATATTATTAATATAgtagaaaaatacaagactacgATCTTGGGAGACCATAGGcacgaaaaagaaaagaaaaaaaacaaactatAGTCGCCCGGTTAGATTGAGGCATCAACGTGGGTAACCACTCAACTCAATACCACCAAACTTGACCGGTTGTATTGGGACTTCAACGCGGCCGCACTACTCTACTCGGCAATTGCAGCCGAACCGAAGCCTTAAcgcggcacccaccaacattctcACGCTCATGCAGTCGATGAAACCTCCATGCGTGACCCCACGTCGACGGGAACCCGAGAGAAACAGaccgcaccgcaccgagaaggccaccgccatgcaggACCCTTTGCCGTAGTACCGCTACAACACTACATTCCACTTGATAGAGTGATACCACCAGATCcagacctctcgcaggctgccttgCAGTCACCACCATGGTAACACAAACGCGCAGGGGCCTCACCACACTcgtcgttggactccacctcgctctcgtcgcctcgaagaaacaccgCACGCGGGGAACCTCGCCACGTCCACCACATCACTCCATGTCatggatccgtttcttttgtcaCCGCAATACGGATCTCACCCTCCCTTAGGCCGCGCCTGCCACGGTCAGCCTCGTGGCCTCGCACCGCActtgccgccgtcgtcgcgtgCGGCCTCCTctacagcagctgcagccaccCGGCACAGGGACACCAGATCCGAGCACGGGGGGCCTAGATCATGCCATGGCGGCCCCGAATCCGCCGTCGCCTTGACGGTAGCCTCCAACGCCACACGACCCTCCTCCCCTGTGCGAGATGATGCGGGAGGAGGAAAAAGGAAtctccctgccgccgccatcctTGCCCTCGCGCGGGCTTCCGTCGAAGAGCTCTGGCGGTGGCGAGGCTGGCGGCGCTAGGGTTAGCGAGCCGCCTATGTCGCCCCTGGCTGGAGCGACGCGGGGCTTATTTTCCGTATAGACACAATATCAAACCCCGCGCCACCTATGTCTCACTTCACTGGCGAGGTGAGAGCTTGGACTTCCGGGAACGACGAGAATGGGGTCGTCCTGTATGACAGTGAAGTGGCAGGCACTCTCACAGTGCTTGGATACGGTGGGTCCGTTGCGTTGACTCGCTCGGTAGTGTCGGTGCTAGATGATGAAGACCTGTTGCTGGCTGTTTGGATTCGTGACGGTAATGCAGGTGAAGATTGTTTGGACGCCCGTGGTGAGACGGCAGCACCCCAAGCTGTGGAAGAAAATCCGGGACAGCGGTACACGACAGTGCTACGGTGAAAACTGGGAATAGGACCTGATCCACTTTGGTATATTGTGAAGCTGTAACGTCTCATTCATGCAGAAAATACGCTCTTTTATTTGTTATAGTATCCACTCTAGTTCGATTCATTCCATCTGACAAGGTGATCAATAGATAGGGAAAACCTGAACGATGACCAGATAACCCATGGATTAATCATCTGAAGACAACATATGAAACCAATAGCGCAACCGTCATGATCAAACAAGTAATCTACAGGAGTGTAGTCACAATAGAGCTGTCAAACTGAAGTCAGTACACAATACGACAGCAGCTTTGTACCATCTAAATGCATGAGCCAATTGTACAAGCACAATATGAGCGTGAGCATTTTCCCACCAGAAAAGTCTGTAGCACCCTTGACATAGATCTTTCTCGATGAGTCATGCTCAAGCAGCATGGTGAAACCGCCAAAATAAAGGATATAGAATGTGACCCTTTTTAGCTAATACCCCACCATCCAAGTCTGCAAAGAAACATCAGTAGTGAATAAGCATGTGGACAAAAATATGAACAACTAGGCATTTTCAGTTGTGCTCATTCCAAGTAAACAGTTAGACAGCATCATGGGAAAGTGAAACACAATAGGAAACTGAAAAACCAGGGCAAAGATAGATGCATGCATAGACGTAGCAAATATGTTTCACCAACGCCATGTTCAACAGTGTCACCTAAGGAACAAGTAAAGCTAACTTTTGATACAGACACTTTGAAGCTTGTTTTCTAGATAAAAAGGAAACATGGGAAAACCAACTAAAATGTTGTCAGGAATTTCATACAGCTGAACATCAATATTTTACAAAAAGCAACATATTACGATGAATGCATGAATTTGTAAAAAATTCATACGAAAAAAATTACACGCAGCATTGTACATCACATGACAGATTGTGTCGCATTCAAAGAAATGCTATTTGAGGCACTGTGCAAAACACAGGGACAGAAATTACCTCACTGATTCAAATTAAGGTTCTCACATATTGATCAAGATGTTTATTGAAAAGTTCACACC
This window encodes:
- the LOC101754088 gene encoding protein PAT1 homolog 1, encoding MPPTGEAPSGSMFLHQGHFGLEPPPAPAGTDDTRFDASQYAFFGTNVLEEVELGGLEDDNDSDAAFIGVIDVEHPLSSQGNALEAEDSSFSDVDDLANTFSKLRRDVNLPKHIGINNLGTSFSRESSAAADWTPEFESPLWPNQYVLDARQGQDGNDCWPPHHHSSHFADSRLQRTSSSSQQQEQQNCNEPVLGPRPSPLHRTSSYPHKEPQYNPAEAVPAPNAPYNSHHPPGGPPSSLPGQAHQMNMSSFNEFQMHMPAQSDAPLSQFPRGGTPPESLFGGNLGHMVSRGFPTNSNSSGPKNHMLNNGQIPGEIASIMPNLVPNHLQRPNAFMPPQMLPMRKQHGMLPIQQSPQHLSRTQAHMFGPQHPPQLMNRFDNFGMPEFSDPRAISYMHHGRQGPHFPLQGPEFGIMRMGNGRPRFRSKYMSTEELENISRIQHAATHINDPYIDDYYHQACLARRSVDARLKHHFCPTLILDPSSRARGKDEPHAYLKVDALGRLPFSSIRRPRPLLDVEPASTTDDNTLVSKSLDQEPMLAARITIEDGLSLLLDIDDIDRLLQINQQQDGGLQLRNRRQSLLGQLAESLQLVDPLGPNKNTHLSANDDLVFLRIVSLPKGRKLLSRYINLMVPGSDLARIACMAVFRHLRFVFGNLPSDDGSAETVTKLANAVAACIRGMDLSGLSACLAAIVCSSDHPPLRPLGYAAGDGATVIIKSVLDRATELLTEQLAASNYSVPNRGLWQASFNAFFGLLTKYCISKFDSLVHTMHTASAIGRELPVELLRASLPHTDEQQRRILLEFAQRTVPATGHNSQRAPGGTMASETIPS